A single genomic interval of Neosynechococcus sphagnicola sy1 harbors:
- a CDS encoding GNAT family N-acetyltransferase gives MAELIPGYGLRTGSGLERSLLLKFLQRTYQEFYPHQDFAHLSRTVEQYLSEDTPLWWVEAAVTESFPGQPRWMSATQPIGCLWMGNSVDQISGDRHAHIFLLYISPEHRRQGLGTALMHHAETWAQHRGDRQLGLQVFQTNQPALNLYRHLGFHTRSLWMVKPLLPER, from the coding sequence ATGGCGGAGCTAATTCCGGGCTATGGATTGCGCACCGGCTCGGGGCTGGAGCGATCGCTGTTACTGAAGTTCTTGCAACGCACTTACCAGGAGTTTTACCCCCATCAGGATTTTGCCCATCTCTCCCGCACAGTGGAGCAGTATCTGTCTGAAGACACGCCACTCTGGTGGGTAGAGGCGGCGGTCACTGAGTCGTTCCCCGGACAACCTCGCTGGATGTCAGCAACCCAGCCCATCGGTTGTCTGTGGATGGGAAACTCCGTGGATCAGATCTCCGGCGATCGCCATGCCCATATTTTTCTGCTCTATATTAGCCCTGAACATCGTCGCCAAGGATTGGGAACAGCGTTGATGCACCATGCCGAGACCTGGGCCCAGCATCGCGGCGATCGCCAATTGGGACTGCAGGTGTTTCAGACGAACCAACCGGCGCTTAACCTCTATCGCCACTTGGGGTTTCACACCCGCTCCCTGTGGATGGTGAAACCGCTGCTGCCGGAGCGTTAA
- a CDS encoding aldo/keto reductase, whose translation MMQYRRFGRTELSMPVFSCGGMRYQFKWQRVPLAEIPEACQRNLEATINRAVELGITHIETARGYGTSELQLGQILPKLPRNQLIVQTKVTPQGQPQEFRQAIEQSLETLGLDFIDLLGLHGINTDEILDHCLRPDGYLEVAQHLRAAGKVRFIGFSTHGSTETIVRAIATHQFDYVNLHWYYINQQNWPAIAAATAADMGVFIISPTNKGGLLDQPSQKLMDLCAPLSPIQFNDLFCLSHPQVHTLSVGAACPGDFDDHLKILGLLPQASEILPPILHRLQQAACESLGEEWYKTWQVGLPSATETPQGINIPVILWLWNLATAYDLVDYAKMRYNLLSNGSHWFPGAQAEGVETLDLAPCLAHSPHGAKIPAILAAAHQLLGNQTVKRLSES comes from the coding sequence ATGATGCAATATCGTCGTTTTGGACGCACGGAACTGTCGATGCCTGTGTTTTCCTGTGGAGGTATGCGGTATCAGTTTAAGTGGCAGCGGGTGCCGTTGGCTGAGATTCCAGAGGCATGCCAACGTAATCTAGAAGCGACCATTAATCGCGCCGTCGAACTGGGGATTACCCACATCGAAACCGCCCGAGGCTATGGGACTTCGGAGCTGCAATTGGGACAGATATTGCCGAAGCTGCCACGAAATCAATTGATTGTGCAAACCAAAGTCACTCCCCAAGGGCAGCCCCAGGAGTTTCGGCAGGCAATTGAACAATCCCTGGAAACCCTGGGGCTGGATTTTATCGATCTCTTGGGGCTGCATGGCATCAATACCGATGAAATTCTCGACCATTGTCTCCGGCCAGATGGTTATCTGGAAGTAGCCCAGCACCTCCGCGCTGCTGGCAAAGTGCGCTTCATTGGTTTCTCCACCCACGGCTCCACCGAGACGATTGTCCGGGCGATCGCCACCCATCAGTTCGACTATGTGAATCTGCACTGGTACTACATCAATCAACAAAACTGGCCGGCGATCGCGGCGGCCACCGCAGCGGATATGGGGGTGTTTATTATCAGCCCCACGAACAAAGGGGGACTCTTAGACCAACCCTCTCAAAAACTGATGGATCTCTGTGCTCCCCTAAGTCCGATTCAATTCAATGATTTGTTTTGCCTCAGTCATCCCCAAGTCCATACCCTGAGTGTGGGGGCAGCCTGTCCCGGTGACTTTGACGACCACCTCAAAATCCTGGGGTTGCTTCCCCAAGCCAGTGAAATTTTGCCCCCGATTTTACATCGGCTCCAGCAGGCTGCCTGCGAGTCCCTGGGTGAGGAGTGGTACAAAACCTGGCAGGTGGGTTTACCCAGTGCCACAGAGACACCCCAAGGCATTAACATTCCCGTGATTCTCTGGCTGTGGAATTTAGCCACCGCCTACGACCTCGTGGACTACGCCAAAATGCGCTACAACCTCCTGAGTAATGGGAGCCACTGGTTCCCCGGTGCGCAGGCCGAGGGGGTAGAAACCCTGGATTTAGCTCCATGTTTGGCTCATAGCCCCCATGGGGCTAAAATTCCCGCCATCCTGGCAGCGGCTCATCAACTGTTGGGAAATCAAACGGTCAAACGCCTGTCAGAGTCTTAA